Proteins found in one Oreochromis niloticus isolate F11D_XX linkage group LG22, O_niloticus_UMD_NMBU, whole genome shotgun sequence genomic segment:
- the LOC100706277 gene encoding glutamic acid-rich protein isoform X1: MLQRSTVLLLFVLVAVSLAAPVQKRNSEDERIVHLLKHLNGGRTSEPVTTEPDVHESEEQTEAPSVDATESPDVSDEGDAMTDSDEAPSVDATEPPGGSDEADVTADSDEGDIKDSPEETEDAAEQPKETEEPAPENSTDTSTDTSTESEPAPNGDKDDDEEALSDEEQEVKEKGDEMSEKDISKEEEGEVVPIIEEESKEESVTPAEEDSKMNDSETEDMVEVEEKEKEGEEEETEEENEEEFKEVEEEKEEKENDNQDELGEDNQDELEAEKEEEDELEEDKEEEEPEEEELEKENEEKEEELDGDKEEEEAEEEKKGELEKENEEKEEDMDEKEEQQEELEEENEEAQEIKEEEEEEVEDDFQDDSENTDTEEPDEIDDGLDSTEATPAGELDQSDDATPATTQATS, translated from the exons ATGCTGCAGCG gtCAACTGTGTTGCTGCTCTTTGTGCTCGTTGCTGTTTCACTTGCAGCTCCAGTCCAGA aGAGAAACTCAGAAGATG AGAGAATTGTGCATCTGTTGAAGCACCTGAATG gTGGCAGGACAAGTGAACCTGTGACAACAGAGCCAG ATGTTCATGAAAGTGAAGAACAAACTGAAG CTCCTTCAGTCGATGCCACTGAGTCACCAG ACGTCAGCGATGAAGGTGATGCCATGACTGACAGCGATGAAG ctccTTCAGTTGATGCCACTGAGCCACCAG GTGGTTCAGATGAAGCTGATGTTACAGCTGACAGCGATGAAG GTGACATTAAAGATTCTCCTGAAGAAACTGAAG ATGCTGCAGAACAGCCAAAAG AGACTGAAGAGCCTGCGCCCGAAAACAGCACCGACACCAGCACCGACACCAGCACAGAGTCTGAGCCAGCACCTAATGGTGAcaaagatgatgatgaggaggcaTTGAGTGATGAAGAGCAGGAAGTGAAGGAGAAGGGAGatgaaatgagtgaaaaagatatcagtaaggaggaggagggggaggtggTGCCTATCATAGAAGAGGAGAGCAAAGAGGAAAGTGTAACTCCAGCTGAAGAAGACAGCAAGATGAACGACAGTGAGACTGAAGACATGGTGGAGGtagaggagaaggagaaagagggtgaggaggaagagacaGAAGAGGAAAATGAGGAGGAGTTCAAAGaagtggaggaggagaaggaggaaaaagagaACGATAATCAGGATGAACTAGGGGAGGATAACCAGGATGAGCTAGAGgcggagaaagaggaggaggatgagctAGAGGAGGataaggaggaggaagagccagaggaggaggagctagagaaggaaaatgaagagaaagaggaggagctaGATGGGgataaagaggaggaagaggcagaagaggagaagaagggaGAGTTAGAGAAGGAAAatgaagagaaagaggaagataTGGATGAGAaggaggagcagcaggaggaactGGAGGAAGAAAATGAGGAGGCGCAAGAGataaaggaggaggaagaggaggaggtggaggatgaTTTCCAGGATGATTCTGAAAATACAGATACTGAAGAACCTGATGAAATTGATGATGGTCTGGACTCCACTGAAG CAACACCTGCTGGCGAACTGGACCAGTCAGATGACGCCACCCCCGCCACCACACAGG CTACCAGTTAG
- the LOC100706277 gene encoding cilia- and flagella-associated protein 251 isoform X2: MLQRSTVLLLFVLVAVSLAAPVQKRNSEDERIVHLLKHLNGGRTSEPVTTEPDVHESEEQTEAPSVDATESPDVSDEGDAMTDSDEGDIKDSPEETEDAAEQPKETEEPAPENSTDTSTDTSTESEPAPNGDKDDDEEALSDEEQEVKEKGDEMSEKDISKEEEGEVVPIIEEESKEESVTPAEEDSKMNDSETEDMVEVEEKEKEGEEEETEEENEEEFKEVEEEKEEKENDNQDELGEDNQDELEAEKEEEDELEEDKEEEEPEEEELEKENEEKEEELDGDKEEEEAEEEKKGELEKENEEKEEDMDEKEEQQEELEEENEEAQEIKEEEEEEVEDDFQDDSENTDTEEPDEIDDGLDSTEATPAGELDQSDDATPATTQATS; the protein is encoded by the exons ATGCTGCAGCG gtCAACTGTGTTGCTGCTCTTTGTGCTCGTTGCTGTTTCACTTGCAGCTCCAGTCCAGA aGAGAAACTCAGAAGATG AGAGAATTGTGCATCTGTTGAAGCACCTGAATG gTGGCAGGACAAGTGAACCTGTGACAACAGAGCCAG ATGTTCATGAAAGTGAAGAACAAACTGAAG CTCCTTCAGTCGATGCCACTGAGTCACCAG ACGTCAGCGATGAAGGTGATGCCATGACTGACAGCGATGAAG GTGACATTAAAGATTCTCCTGAAGAAACTGAAG ATGCTGCAGAACAGCCAAAAG AGACTGAAGAGCCTGCGCCCGAAAACAGCACCGACACCAGCACCGACACCAGCACAGAGTCTGAGCCAGCACCTAATGGTGAcaaagatgatgatgaggaggcaTTGAGTGATGAAGAGCAGGAAGTGAAGGAGAAGGGAGatgaaatgagtgaaaaagatatcagtaaggaggaggagggggaggtggTGCCTATCATAGAAGAGGAGAGCAAAGAGGAAAGTGTAACTCCAGCTGAAGAAGACAGCAAGATGAACGACAGTGAGACTGAAGACATGGTGGAGGtagaggagaaggagaaagagggtgaggaggaagagacaGAAGAGGAAAATGAGGAGGAGTTCAAAGaagtggaggaggagaaggaggaaaaagagaACGATAATCAGGATGAACTAGGGGAGGATAACCAGGATGAGCTAGAGgcggagaaagaggaggaggatgagctAGAGGAGGataaggaggaggaagagccagaggaggaggagctagagaaggaaaatgaagagaaagaggaggagctaGATGGGgataaagaggaggaagaggcagaagaggagaagaagggaGAGTTAGAGAAGGAAAatgaagagaaagaggaagataTGGATGAGAaggaggagcagcaggaggaactGGAGGAAGAAAATGAGGAGGCGCAAGAGataaaggaggaggaagaggaggaggtggaggatgaTTTCCAGGATGATTCTGAAAATACAGATACTGAAGAACCTGATGAAATTGATGATGGTCTGGACTCCACTGAAG CAACACCTGCTGGCGAACTGGACCAGTCAGATGACGCCACCCCCGCCACCACACAGG CTACCAGTTAG
- the LOC100706277 gene encoding cilia- and flagella-associated protein 251 isoform X3: protein MLQRSTVLLLFVLVAVSLAAPVQKRNSEDERIVHLLKHLNGGRTSEPVTTEPDVHESEEQTEAPSVDATESPDVSDEGDIKDSPEETEDAAEQPKETEEPAPENSTDTSTDTSTESEPAPNGDKDDDEEALSDEEQEVKEKGDEMSEKDISKEEEGEVVPIIEEESKEESVTPAEEDSKMNDSETEDMVEVEEKEKEGEEEETEEENEEEFKEVEEEKEEKENDNQDELGEDNQDELEAEKEEEDELEEDKEEEEPEEEELEKENEEKEEELDGDKEEEEAEEEKKGELEKENEEKEEDMDEKEEQQEELEEENEEAQEIKEEEEEEVEDDFQDDSENTDTEEPDEIDDGLDSTEATPAGELDQSDDATPATTQATS, encoded by the exons ATGCTGCAGCG gtCAACTGTGTTGCTGCTCTTTGTGCTCGTTGCTGTTTCACTTGCAGCTCCAGTCCAGA aGAGAAACTCAGAAGATG AGAGAATTGTGCATCTGTTGAAGCACCTGAATG gTGGCAGGACAAGTGAACCTGTGACAACAGAGCCAG ATGTTCATGAAAGTGAAGAACAAACTGAAG CTCCTTCAGTCGATGCCACTGAGTCACCAG ACGTCAGCGATGAAG GTGACATTAAAGATTCTCCTGAAGAAACTGAAG ATGCTGCAGAACAGCCAAAAG AGACTGAAGAGCCTGCGCCCGAAAACAGCACCGACACCAGCACCGACACCAGCACAGAGTCTGAGCCAGCACCTAATGGTGAcaaagatgatgatgaggaggcaTTGAGTGATGAAGAGCAGGAAGTGAAGGAGAAGGGAGatgaaatgagtgaaaaagatatcagtaaggaggaggagggggaggtggTGCCTATCATAGAAGAGGAGAGCAAAGAGGAAAGTGTAACTCCAGCTGAAGAAGACAGCAAGATGAACGACAGTGAGACTGAAGACATGGTGGAGGtagaggagaaggagaaagagggtgaggaggaagagacaGAAGAGGAAAATGAGGAGGAGTTCAAAGaagtggaggaggagaaggaggaaaaagagaACGATAATCAGGATGAACTAGGGGAGGATAACCAGGATGAGCTAGAGgcggagaaagaggaggaggatgagctAGAGGAGGataaggaggaggaagagccagaggaggaggagctagagaaggaaaatgaagagaaagaggaggagctaGATGGGgataaagaggaggaagaggcagaagaggagaagaagggaGAGTTAGAGAAGGAAAatgaagagaaagaggaagataTGGATGAGAaggaggagcagcaggaggaactGGAGGAAGAAAATGAGGAGGCGCAAGAGataaaggaggaggaagaggaggaggtggaggatgaTTTCCAGGATGATTCTGAAAATACAGATACTGAAGAACCTGATGAAATTGATGATGGTCTGGACTCCACTGAAG CAACACCTGCTGGCGAACTGGACCAGTCAGATGACGCCACCCCCGCCACCACACAGG CTACCAGTTAG